A window of Streptomyces profundus genomic DNA:
TGCCGGCCGACGGGCTGCGCCCCGCCATGGCCGTGGCGCCGCTCGCCCCCGGGCAGGTGCTCAGGGGAACGGTGCGCTGCCGGATCGGCGGCGATCTCTATCTGGACGCGCCCAACGGGGACTCCGGGCGGTCCGTGCTGCTCGACACCCGGCTGCTCGCCGGCTGGGCGCTGGAGCGGGCCGCTGCCGACGCCCGCTCCAGCGCCGCGCTCACGCCGTTGGAACACCGGGAGGACCAGGCCCCGCTCTTCTGAGCCTGGCCCCTACTCCTCGCCGAGCTCCTTCCGGAGCTGGTCCTTGTTCATCCGGGACCTGCCAGGCAGCTTCCGCCGCTGGGCCTCCGCGTAGAGCTGGTCGTAGGTCGGGCCGCTGGCGCCCCGGTGGGAGCGTTCGCCGCCGCGCCTCGACGGCGCCATGTCGCGCGTCGAGATGCGGCTGGCCGTGCGGCTCTCACCGGTCCTGGCGCGCACCTTGTTGACCGTGCGCGCGGCGATCTCCTCCGCGCGGCGCTCGCTCTCGCCCCGCTTCCTGGCGCTCTTCCTGATGTCCTCGTACTGCCGTTCCCGCTTGGGAGATGAACCACTGGGCATGGTGACCGCCTCCTCGTCGACGCCGTGGGTGAACGTTCCGGGCCCGTCCCGGCTCCCCGCCGGCCGCGCACCGTCGTCCAGCCCTCGCAGCCACCCGACCGGCGAGGGGCTGCCGCCCCGAGTGACCGCTCGCCGGGATCTCAAACAGGCCGCCGGCCGGGGTCCCGGGCGGTGCGGCTAACCTCGGGCCCATGGGTGAGAGCGCGTGAGTGAGAGCGGGGCCGCCACGCGGCGGCTGGTGTTGGCGTCCCAGTCCCCGGCGCGGCTCGGGCTGCTGCGACAGGCCGGGTTGACGCCCGATGTGATCGTCAGCGGGGTGGACGAGGAGGCGCTGATCGCCGACTCACCCGAGGAGTTGGCCGGCCTGCTCGCCGAGGCCAAGGCCCTGGCGGTCGCCGAACGGCCGGCCGCGGCCGGCGCTTTGGTGCTGGGCTGCGACTCCGTGCTGGAGTTGGACGGCGCGGCGCTCGGCAAGCCGGCGGACGCCGAGGAGGCCACCGCCCGCTGGAAGGCGATGCGCGGCCGGGACGGCGTGCTCCGCACCGGGCACTGCCTGATCGACACGGCCGACGGACGCCGCCGCACGGCCGTCGCGTCAACCACCGTCCACTTCGGCGATCCCTCGGACGCGGAGATCGCCGCCTATGTCGCCAGCGGCGAACCGCTGCACGTCGCCGGCGCCTTCACCCTGGACGGGCGGTCCGCCCCGTTTGTCGACGGCGTCACCGGCGACCCCGGCACCGTCATCGGCCTCTCCCTGCCGCTGCTGCGGAAGCTGCTCGCCGGAGTCGGCGTCGCCATCACCGACCTGTGGACGCCTTGACGCCGCGCCCAGGCCCTCGGCAGGGTGGAGCACCAGGCAGAGCACCAACAGGCCGAAGACCACCATCACCACGGCGAAGGCCCACCAGCCGACCAGCCCGACGGACAGCGCGCCCAGGGCCAGTTGGAGCGCGGCGGCACCGCCGAGCGCCGCCCGCCCGAACCGTCCCGGCGCCACGTCCCGCACCGCCATCCAGGTCAACAGCCCGCCCACCCACCACAGGAACACGGCCAGCGCCGCGCCCGCCGCCCAGGCGGCCACACTGAGCGTGGTGGCCGGCACTCCGGCGATCGACATCTGCTGACGGTCGACCGCCAGCCCGAGCACCCCGTGCAGCAGCCCGAGGGCCGCTGCCCAACCGATGACCACTGCGGCGGTGAGCGCCGTCACGCTTCGTCTGCCTCGGTTCACGGCGCGCACGCTACTGCCGGGTAACGGGTCGGACAAGGCTTCTCGCAGCCGCAAAGAATTCCATGAACCATTGTGCGATCCCCACAACAACCGCCGCCGCGAGGCGCTGACCTCGGTGACCTCGCTCCCTCGGGAGCGCCGGTCAAGTGATCACCGTCAACAGGGCGCGTACCTTGGTATCGCAAGGCCGCAAGCGCTCAAAAGCGCTGCCTCCCACGCCAGGTGTGGGCGAGGTCACCCCTGTGGGCGACTCGTTGCGAGGTGTCGCCAGTGCCTAAAATCGCTATGTTCCAAGGAGGGAGCCATCGTGCGTAAGGTGCTCATCGCCAACCGTGGCGAAATCGCCGTGCGGGTAGCCCGGGCCTGCCGGGACGCCGGCATCGCCAGCGTGGCCGTCTACGCCGAGCCGGACCGGGACGCCCTGCATGTGCGGGCCACCGACGAGGCGTTCGCCCTGGGCGGCGACACACCGGCCAGCAGCTATCTGGACTTCGACAAGGTGCTCAACGCCGCGTCCGTCGCGGGGGCGGACGCGGTTCACCCGGGCTACGGATTCCTGTCCGAGAACGCCGACTTCGCCCAGGCCGTGCTCGACGCCGGCCTGACCTGGATCGGCCCGTCGCCCGACGCCATCCGCTCGCTCGGCGACAAGGTGGCCGCCCGACACATCGCACAGCGCGCCGGCGCACCCCTGGTCGCCGGCACCAAGGACCCCGTCGCCGGCTCCGACGAGGTCGTCGCCTTCGCCCGCGAACACGGGCTCCCCGTGGCCATCAAGGCGGCCTTCGGCGGCGGCGGTCGCGGCCTGAAGGTCGCCCGCACGCTGGAGGAGATCCCCGAGCTGTTCGACTCGGCGGTCCGCGAGGCGACCGTCTCCTTCGGCCGCGGCGAGTGCTTCGTCGAGCGCTACCTCGACCGCCCGCGCCACGTCGAGACGCAGTGCCTGGCCGACACCCACGGCAACGTGGTCGTGGTCTCCACCCGCGACTGCTCCCTCCAGCGGCGCCACCAGAAGCTGGTGGAGGAGGCCCCCGCGCCCTATCTGACGGACGCGCAGAACGCCGAGCTCTACGCCGCGTCCAAGGCGATCCTCCGCGAGGCCGGCTATGTCGGCGCGGGCACCTGCGAGTTCCTCGTCGGCCAGGACGGCACCATCTCCTTCCTTGAGGTCAACACCCGCCTCCAGGTGGAACATCCGGTGACGGAGGAGATCACCGGGCTCGACCTGGTGCGCGAGCAGCTGCGGATCGCCGAGGGCGAGGCCCTCGGCTACGACGACCCGCCGCTGCGCGGCCACTCCATCGAGTTCCGGATCAACGGCGAGGACCCGGGCCGCAACTTCCTGCCGGCGCCCGGCACGGTCACCACGTTCACGCCGCCACTCGGCCCCGGCGTGCGGGTCGACACCGGCGTCGAGTCGGGATCGGTCATCGGCCCCGCCTGGGACTCCATGCTCGCCAAGCTCATCGTCACGGGCTCCGACCGGCGGCAGGCCCTTCAGCGGGCGTCCCGCGCGCTGGCGGAGTTCCAGGTCGAGGGCATGGCCACCGTGCTGCCCTTCCACCGCGACGTGGTCACCGACCCGGCGTTCGCCCCCGAGGTGAACGGCCGCGTCGGGGAGCCGTTCGCCGTCCACACGCGGTGGATCGAGACCGAGTACGGCAACAGCCTGCCCGCCTTCGACTCGGTGCCGAGCGAGGCCGAGGAGAGCGGCATCAGGGAGACGGTCGTCGTCGAGGTCGCCGGCAAGCGGCTGGAGGTCTCGCTGCCCGCCACGCTGGCGATGCCGCTGGCCCGCGCGGCCGTCGCCGGCGGCGCGCGGCCGGCGCGCCGCAAGGCCGGCAAGCGGGCGGCGGCGGCGCCGACCGGCGACGCGCTGCCGTCGCCGATGCAGGGCACGGTGGTCAAGGTCGCGGTGGAGGAGGGCCAGCGCGTCGAGGAGGGCGAGCTGGTCATCGTCCTGGAGGCGATGAAGATGGAGCAGCCGATCAACGCCCACCGCGCCGGCACCGTCGGCGCCCTCAAGGCCGAGGTCGGCGCCTCCCTCTCCGCGGGCGCGGTCATCTGCGAGATCAAGGACTGATCCCCCGGCCCCGGCCGCCGGTCCGTACCCGCCACGCGACGGACCGCCGGCCGCGCCGGCTTTCCCTGCCGGCCGAGTCGGCGCGTGGGTGCGCGGACCAGTGGGAGGAACCATCGCCGAGGCGACCGAGGGGACCGAGGCGACAGGCGCGACCGGGGCGGAGCCCCGGCCGGATGGCACCGTGCCGGGGGTCGGCGAGGTGCTGCTGGTGACGGTCACCAGCCACCAGCCGTGGGGGATCACGGCGCGGGTGCGCGGTTACGAGCACCTCGGCGCGTCGTTGGACGTCATCCGTCGGGGGCACGAGCCGGGCGTGCGCCGGCTGGCGCGGGCGCTGCCCGCCGTGGGCAGCACGCTCGAGCTGACCGTCGGCAGGGTGCACCACCGGGACAGGGCGCCCCGGGTCTGGCTGGACCTCACCGCCCCGTGACCCGGCCGAACCTGCCGAACCCAGCCGGCACTTCCCCGCCCTCGCCTCGGCCCGGCGGGCCGGGGCGAGGGCGGGCGGCCACGGCCACGCGGCCGTGGAGCTGCCCGCGGCCGTGGAGCTACCGGCGGCGCGGCGCCAGGTCCGAGACCCGCTGGCCCATCGGCGGGGTGCCGGAGAGGCCCGGATGCCCCGTCGCCCTCGGCGCCGGCAGGGACAGATCGCGGCGGACCGCGTCGCCCCGGTCGGCCGGCTGCTTGACGTTCGGCGCCGGCGGCGCGCCGACCACCGAGATCCGCACCCCCTGGTCGGCGAGAGCCTCCAGCTCGGCTCCCGCCTTCTCCGCGTCCGGCGGCGGCTGGTCGGTGATCAGCTGGGTGATCAGGTCGGTTGGCACGGTCTGGAACGCCGTGTCGGCGCCCAGCTTGGTGTGGTCGGCCAGCACCACCACTTCGGCCGCCGCGCGCAGCAGCGCCCGGTCGACGCTGGCGGCGAGCATGTTGGACGTGGACAGGCCACGGTCCGCGGTCAGCCCGGAGCCGGACAGGAAGGCGCGGCTGACCCGCAGGCCCAGCAGCGACTGCTCGGCACCGCTGCCGACCAGCGCGTAGTTGGAGCCCCGCAGGGTGCCGCCGGTCATCACCACCTCCACGCGGTTGGCGTGCGCCAACGCCTGGGCGACCAGCAGCGAGTTGGTGACCACCGTGAGCCCGGGGACCCGGGCCAGCCGGCGGGCCAGCTCCTGCGTGGTGGTGCCGGCGCCGACCACGATGGCCTCGCCCTCCCGCACCAGCGAGGCCGCGTGCTCCGCGATGGCGGTCTTCTCCGCCGTCGCGGCCATGGCCCGCTGGGGAAATCCGGATTCCCGGGTGAAGCCACCCGGGAGGACCGCGCCTCCATGTCTGCGGTCCAGCAGTCCTTCTGCCTCCAGGGCGCGGACATCGCGCCGGACGGTCACTTCTGAGGTCTGGACGACGCGGGCCAGCTCGCGGAGCGACACGGCTCCGTTGGCGCGCACCATTTCGAGAATCATCTGACGACGTTCTGCAGCGAACACGGAACCGACAGTAACCCCAACGACCATCTGCTTTCAGCAGGTTGCGAGGATCTATCGAAGTTGTCTATACGCACGCCCCAGGCGTGCTATGCGCCGGGGGCGCATCCCAGTGCTTCCAGCGCCGTCCTGTGCCTACTGTTCTTCCAGCCCTTTTCGGGTATGCAACTGGCGTGCCGCCTCCGCGATCGAACCCGACAACGAGGGGTAAACGGTGAACGTTTTTGCGATCTGTTCCACCGTCAAACTGTTGTCCACGGCAATCGCTATCGGGTGAATCAACTCACTGGCCCGAGGCGAGACCACCACGCCGCCGACCACAATGCCCGTACCAGGACGGGCGAACAGCTTCACAAAGCCGTCCCGGACGCCCTGCATCTTGGCGCGCGGGTTCCGCAACAGGGGCAGCTTCACCACCCGGGCGTCGATTCGCCCCGCGTCCACGTCCTGCTGGCTGTAGCCGACGGTGGCGATCTCCGGGTCGGTGAAGATGTTCGCCGAGACCGTCTTCAGATCGAGCGGCGCCACCGCGTCCCCGAGGAAGTGGTACATCGCGATCCGCCCCTGCATCGCCGCCACCGAGGCCAGCGCGAAGACGCCGGTGCAGTCGCCGGCCGCGTAGACGCCGGACGCCGTGGTGCGGGACACCTTGTCCGTGTGGATATGGCCGGACTCGGTGAGCTTGACCCCGGCCTCCTCAAGACCCATGTCGGCCGTGTTGGGCACCGCCCCCACCGCCATCAGACAGTGCGTGCCCGAGACCGTCCGGCCGTCCGAGAGGGTGATCTCCACCCGGTCCCCGACCCGCTTGGCGGCGGCGGCCCGCGACCGGGAGAGCACGTTCATCCCCCGCCGCCGGAACACGTCCTCCAGGACGGCCGCCGCGTCCGGGTCCTCCCCGGGGAGCACCCTCTCCCGCGAGGAGACCAGCGTCACCCGGGAGCCCAGCGCCTGGTAGGCGCCGGCGAACTCGGCGCCCGTGACCCCCGAGCCGACCACGACCAGCTCCGCCGGCAGCTCCCCGAGGTCGTAGACCTGCGTCCAGTTGAGGATGCGCTCGCCGTCGGGGCGGGCGTCCGGGATCTCCCTGGGATGGCCGCCGGTGGTGACCAGCACCGCGTCCGCGACCAGCTCCCGCTCGGCGCCGCGCTCGTCCGTCACCGCGACCTTCCTGGTGCCGTCCGTGTCCTGCCCCGGCAGCAGCCGCCCGCGCCCGCGCAGCACGGTGACGCCGGCCCGCTTCACCGAGGCGGTGATGTCGTGGGACTGGGCCAGCGCCAGCCGCTTCACCCGCCGGTTGACCACGCCGAGATCCACGCCGATGCCACGCACCTCGTCCCCGACGCCGTCCCCGTCGTGGTCGATCTCGATGCCCAGCTCCACATGCGAGGAGTCGAAGCCGGTCATCACCTCGGCCGTCGCGATCAGGGTCTTGGACGGAACGCAGTCCGTGAGCACCGAGGCGCCGCCCAGGCCGTCCCGGTCGACGACGGTCACCTCCGCGCCCAGCTGCGCCGCCACCAGCGCCGCCTCGTACCCGCCTGGTCCGCCACCAATGATCACGATTCGAGTCACCATTCCAGTGTCCCGCACGACTCGTCCCCTTCCGCCCCCGACCCCCTGAGGCGCTCCCGGAGCCGCTTCCCCGGCGCCGCCGTCACTCGCGGGAGCGGTCTTCCGCCCCGAACCAGGGGGTGTCGGCGTGCCTCTCCCGTACGCTCTAGGGCCATGTCCCTCTACGCCGCGTACGCCGGAAACCTCGACCCCCGGCTGATGGCCCGGCGCGCACCGCACTCCCCGCTGCGCGGCACCGGCTGGATCTCCGGCTGGCGCCTCACCTTCGGCGGGGAGGAGATGGGTTGGGAGGGCGCCCTGGCCACCCTGGCCGAGGCCGGCGTCCCCCCGGCGCCCGACGTGTTCGTCGCCCTCTACGACATCGCGCCCATGGACGAGGAGCGGCTCGACCGCTGGGAGGGCGTCGGCCTGGACATCTACCGCAGGATGCGGGTCCGGGTCGACACCCTGGACGGCCAGGTCGGCGCGTGGGCGTATGTGCTCAACGGCTACGAGGGCGGGCTGCCGTCGGCCCGGTACCTGGGCGAGATCGCCGACGCCGCCGAGTCGGCGGGGGCACCGCACGACTATGTGATGGAAATCCGCAAACGCCCCTGTTGAGACGGGCCCCGGCCCACCCGCCGAACGCCGTCCGATGGCTGGTACCCGATCCCAGGCGCGCATTCCGTCTACGCGCGTAGGGACATTGCGGTTAGGCTCATCTTGTGAACGCATCTGACATGGCCCGCTCGGGCGACGCCGCAGCCGCTCGCCTACGCGAGTTGACCGGTGTGAACAGCCATGACGTCGCACTGGTCATGGGGTCCGGCTGGGCCCCCGCCACCGAGCGTCTCGGGACACCGACCCGGGAGCTGGACGTCACCGAACTTCCCGGTTTCCCGCCGCCGGCCGCCGAGGGGCACGCGGGCAAGATCCGCTCCTACCAGGTGGGCGACAAACGCGCGTTGGTCTTCGTCGGCCGCACCCACTTCTACGAGGGGCTCGGCGTCGGCGCGGTCACCCATGGCGTGCGCACGGCGGTCGCCGCCGGGTGCAAGACGGTGGTGCTCACCAACAGCTGCGGCGGTCTACGCGAGGGGATGCAGGTCGGCCAGCCGATACTGATCAGCGACCACATCAATCTGACCGCGACCTCACCGATCGTGGGCGCGAACTTCGTTGATCTGACCGATCTTTACTCGCCACGCTTGCGAGCCCTCTGTCAGGAGATCGACCCCAGCCTCGAAGAGGGCGTCTATGTGCAGTTCCCTGGGCCGCACTACGAGACGCCGGCCGAGATCCGGATGGTGCGCGCCATCGGCGGCGACCTGGTCGGCATGTCCACGGTGCTGGAGGCCATCGCGGCCCGCGAGGCGGGCGCCGAGGTGCTCGGCATCTCCCTGGTCACCAACCTCGCGGCGGGGATCACCGGGGCCCCGCTGAACCACGAGGAGGTCCTCAGGGCCGGCCAGGACTCGGCCGCCCGGATGGGCGACCTCCTCGCCCAGGTGCTGATCAAGTCCTGACGCGTCCCTCGGCGGGAAGCGCACAAGAGGCAACGCGGACGATCCGAGCGGCGGGAGTGGGAACGTGGCGGGCGACACAGGCGGCGACAGGGACGAGCTGATCGCGCGGGCCAGGCGCTGGCTCGCCGAGGATCCGGACCCGGACACCCGCGCCGAGCTGGCCGCGCTGCTGGACGCGGACGACCCCTCGGCGCTCGCCGAACGGTTCGCCGGCACGCTCCAGTTCGGCACCGCCGGGCTGCGCGGCGAGATGGGCGCGGGCC
This region includes:
- a CDS encoding plasmid stabilization protein yields the protein MPSGSSPKRERQYEDIRKSARKRGESERRAEEIAARTVNKVRARTGESRTASRISTRDMAPSRRGGERSHRGASGPTYDQLYAEAQRRKLPGRSRMNKDQLRKELGEE
- a CDS encoding Maf family protein, producing the protein MVLASQSPARLGLLRQAGLTPDVIVSGVDEEALIADSPEELAGLLAEAKALAVAERPAAAGALVLGCDSVLELDGAALGKPADAEEATARWKAMRGRDGVLRTGHCLIDTADGRRRTAVASTTVHFGDPSDAEIAAYVASGEPLHVAGAFTLDGRSAPFVDGVTGDPGTVIGLSLPLLRKLLAGVGVAITDLWTP
- a CDS encoding acetyl/propionyl/methylcrotonyl-CoA carboxylase subunit alpha, producing MRKVLIANRGEIAVRVARACRDAGIASVAVYAEPDRDALHVRATDEAFALGGDTPASSYLDFDKVLNAASVAGADAVHPGYGFLSENADFAQAVLDAGLTWIGPSPDAIRSLGDKVAARHIAQRAGAPLVAGTKDPVAGSDEVVAFAREHGLPVAIKAAFGGGGRGLKVARTLEEIPELFDSAVREATVSFGRGECFVERYLDRPRHVETQCLADTHGNVVVVSTRDCSLQRRHQKLVEEAPAPYLTDAQNAELYAASKAILREAGYVGAGTCEFLVGQDGTISFLEVNTRLQVEHPVTEEITGLDLVREQLRIAEGEALGYDDPPLRGHSIEFRINGEDPGRNFLPAPGTVTTFTPPLGPGVRVDTGVESGSVIGPAWDSMLAKLIVTGSDRRQALQRASRALAEFQVEGMATVLPFHRDVVTDPAFAPEVNGRVGEPFAVHTRWIETEYGNSLPAFDSVPSEAEESGIRETVVVEVAGKRLEVSLPATLAMPLARAAVAGGARPARRKAGKRAAAAPTGDALPSPMQGTVVKVAVEEGQRVEEGELVIVLEAMKMEQPINAHRAGTVGALKAEVGASLSAGAVICEIKD
- a CDS encoding DeoR/GlpR family DNA-binding transcription regulator, giving the protein MILEMVRANGAVSLRELARVVQTSEVTVRRDVRALEAEGLLDRRHGGAVLPGGFTRESGFPQRAMAATAEKTAIAEHAASLVREGEAIVVGAGTTTQELARRLARVPGLTVVTNSLLVAQALAHANRVEVVMTGGTLRGSNYALVGSGAEQSLLGLRVSRAFLSGSGLTADRGLSTSNMLAASVDRALLRAAAEVVVLADHTKLGADTAFQTVPTDLITQLITDQPPPDAEKAGAELEALADQGVRISVVGAPPAPNVKQPADRGDAVRRDLSLPAPRATGHPGLSGTPPMGQRVSDLAPRRR
- a CDS encoding NAD(P)H-quinone dehydrogenase — encoded protein: MVTRIVIIGGGPGGYEAALVAAQLGAEVTVVDRDGLGGASVLTDCVPSKTLIATAEVMTGFDSSHVELGIEIDHDGDGVGDEVRGIGVDLGVVNRRVKRLALAQSHDITASVKRAGVTVLRGRGRLLPGQDTDGTRKVAVTDERGAERELVADAVLVTTGGHPREIPDARPDGERILNWTQVYDLGELPAELVVVGSGVTGAEFAGAYQALGSRVTLVSSRERVLPGEDPDAAAVLEDVFRRRGMNVLSRSRAAAAKRVGDRVEITLSDGRTVSGTHCLMAVGAVPNTADMGLEEAGVKLTESGHIHTDKVSRTTASGVYAAGDCTGVFALASVAAMQGRIAMYHFLGDAVAPLDLKTVSANIFTDPEIATVGYSQQDVDAGRIDARVVKLPLLRNPRAKMQGVRDGFVKLFARPGTGIVVGGVVVSPRASELIHPIAIAVDNSLTVEQIAKTFTVYPSLSGSIAEAARQLHTRKGLEEQ
- a CDS encoding gamma-glutamylcyclotransferase, yielding MSLYAAYAGNLDPRLMARRAPHSPLRGTGWISGWRLTFGGEEMGWEGALATLAEAGVPPAPDVFVALYDIAPMDEERLDRWEGVGLDIYRRMRVRVDTLDGQVGAWAYVLNGYEGGLPSARYLGEIADAAESAGAPHDYVMEIRKRPC
- a CDS encoding purine-nucleoside phosphorylase yields the protein MARSGDAAAARLRELTGVNSHDVALVMGSGWAPATERLGTPTRELDVTELPGFPPPAAEGHAGKIRSYQVGDKRALVFVGRTHFYEGLGVGAVTHGVRTAVAAGCKTVVLTNSCGGLREGMQVGQPILISDHINLTATSPIVGANFVDLTDLYSPRLRALCQEIDPSLEEGVYVQFPGPHYETPAEIRMVRAIGGDLVGMSTVLEAIAAREAGAEVLGISLVTNLAAGITGAPLNHEEVLRAGQDSAARMGDLLAQVLIKS